The following nucleotide sequence is from Lysobacterales bacterium.
TCCTCGAGCTGCGGCATGCAGCGCACGAGGAAACGGCGGTCCTGGCAGATCGAATTGCCGCAGATCGGCGACTTCCCTTTCGGCACCCAGGCTTCAAGGAAACGGAGGGTGTCGGCCTCGGCTTCGGCCATCGTCACCGACGATTCGAGCACGCGCTGCCACAGGCCGGTCTTCGCATGGGTGGTGCGGTTCCACTCGTCCATCGCTTCGAGCCGTGGCAACGGGTGCGAGATCGCGAACTCGGGCCCCTCGGCGAGGACATTCAGGTCGCTGTCGGTCACCAGCGTGGCGATCTCGAGGATCGAATCGCTGTCCGGATCCAGCCCGGTCATTTCCAGGTCGATCCAGATCAGGTGTTGGTCATTGGCCATGGTCATGCGCGATTCCAGTAGCTCAGGACGCGGATTAGAGCTCAGCCTTGCCGCGTTTGCGACGGAAATAATTCGTCAGCATTCGGCTGGATTCGTCGGCCAGTACGCCCTCGCTCACCTCGACGCGATGGTTGTGCACCGGCGACGCCAGCAGGTCGAACACGCTGCCGGCAGCACCAGTCTTGGGATCACGCGCCGCAAAGACGACGCGATGCACGCGCGCATGCACCATCGCCATCGCGCACATCGCGCAGGGCTCCAGCGTCACGTACAGGGTCGTGCCGGGCAATCGATAGTTCCCTTCGTGCCGACCGGCCATGCGCAACGCGACGATTTCGGCATGCGCACTCGGATCGCAGTCGCTGATCACGCGGTTCGAACCTTCGGCGATCGCCTGCCCACGTTGATCGACGATCACCGCGCCCACCGGAATCTCGCCATCCCGGGTGTCGGCGAGCTCGGCCAGATGCAGTGCGTGCTGCATCCAGTGCGCGTCGATCGCGGATTGCGTTGCGGTCATTCCCACTCGATCGTCGCCGGCGGCTTGCCGGAAATGTCGTAGACGACGCGGGAGATGCCGCGGACTTCGTTGACGATGCGGCGCGCGACATGGTCGAGCAGCTCATACGGAAGATGCGCCCAGTGCGCGGTCATGAAGTCGATGGTTTCTACCGCGCGCAACGCGACCACGGGTTCGTAGGCGCGCGCATCGCCGACGACGCCGACCGAACGCACCGGCAACCAGACCGCGAAAGCCTGGCTGACACGGTCGTACCAGTCGTGCTTGCGCAGTTCCTCGATGAAGATGGCATCGGCACGGGCCAGCGTATCGGCGGCTTCGCGCGTCACTTCGCCGAGGATGCGTACGCCGAGGCCCGGTCCCGGGAACGGATGCCGATACACCATCTCGCGCGGCAGGCCGAGTTCGACACCAATGCGCCGCACCTCGTCCTTGAACAGTTCGCGTAGCGGCTCGACCAGCTTGAGGTGCATGCGCTCGGGCAGGCCACCGACGTTATGGTGCGACTTGATGACATGCGCCTTGCCGGTCGCGGAACCAGCGGATTCGATCACGTCCGGATAGATCGTGCCCTGAGCCAGAAAGGCGACGCCCTCGAGCTTGTTCGATTCCTCTTCGAAGATCTCCACGAACAGACGACCGATGATCTTGCGCTTGGCCTCCGGATCGTCAACGCCCTTGAGTTCGGCGAAGTAGCGATCCGCGGCATTGACGCGGATGACGTTGACGCCCATGTGCTCCGCCATGGTCGCCATGACCTGGTCGCCCTCGCGATGACGCAGCAGGCCGGTGTCGACGAAGACGCAAACAAGTTGATCACCGATCGCGCGTTCCAGCAGGGCCGCGACGAC
It contains:
- the orn gene encoding oligoribonuclease, which translates into the protein MTMANDQHLIWIDLEMTGLDPDSDSILEIATLVTDSDLNVLAEGPEFAISHPLPRLEAMDEWNRTTHAKTGLWQRVLESSVTMAEAEADTLRFLEAWVPKGKSPICGNSICQDRRFLVRCMPQLEDHFHYRNLDVSTLKELVRRWNPALLDGFRKEGTHTALSDIRESVAELRYYRQFMGRLGGVN
- the tadA gene encoding tRNA adenosine(34) deaminase TadA; translated protein: MTATQSAIDAHWMQHALHLAELADTRDGEIPVGAVIVDQRGQAIAEGSNRVISDCDPSAHAEIVALRMAGRHEGNYRLPGTTLYVTLEPCAMCAMAMVHARVHRVVFAARDPKTGAAGSVFDLLASPVHNHRVEVSEGVLADESSRMLTNYFRRKRGKAEL
- the guaA gene encoding glutamine-hydrolyzing GMP synthase translates to MTDIHHDKILILDFGAQYTQLIARRVREIGVYCEIWAWDRAAGRIADFAPTGIILSGGPESVTEANSPRAPDEVFALGVPVLGICYGMQTMAEQLGGKVESGHNREFGLARFRIDRANPLLQAEGDAFTAWMSHGDRVVRIPEGFATIGATDDLPIAAMMDEARRFYAVQFHPEVTHTQFGTELLRRFVVDLCGCATQWTSANIIEDAIARVRAHVGTQKVLLGLSGGVDSSVVAALLERAIGDQLVCVFVDTGLLRHREGDQVMATMAEHMGVNVIRVNAADRYFAELKGVDDPEAKRKIIGRLFVEIFEEESNKLEGVAFLAQGTIYPDVIESAGSATGKAHVIKSHHNVGGLPERMHLKLVEPLRELFKDEVRRIGVELGLPREMVYRHPFPGPGLGVRILGEVTREAADTLARADAIFIEELRKHDWYDRVSQAFAVWLPVRSVGVVGDARAYEPVVALRAVETIDFMTAHWAHLPYELLDHVARRIVNEVRGISRVVYDISGKPPATIEWE